The proteins below come from a single Cylindrospermopsis raciborskii Cr2010 genomic window:
- a CDS encoding DUF3146 family protein, which yields MVSAKRLPETTAHVRITRQSWQHGFLEGDVSAGNFEWHFEWYFLRGELSIQPSRGRALIRDPLGRFLEKQDYQLEPGGDYTFTIRAEI from the coding sequence ATGGTCAGCGCTAAACGTTTACCAGAAACTACTGCCCACGTGAGAATCACCCGTCAATCCTGGCAACATGGCTTTCTGGAAGGTGATGTCAGTGCTGGCAATTTTGAATGGCATTTTGAATGGTATTTTCTCCGGGGAGAACTTTCCATTCAACCCTCTCGGGGAAGGGCCTTGATTAGGGATCCCCTGGGACGCTTTTTAGAAAAACAAGATTATCAATTGGAACCAGGAGGAGATTATACTTTTACTATTCGGGCCGAAATATGA
- a CDS encoding pre-16S rRNA-processing nuclease YqgF, with amino-acid sequence MNNINGIKTQCTILGFDPGRDKCGVAVMGIDRKLYHHEVVPAKQVIAHISDFRATFSISRIVMGNQTTAKTWKQQLEQELNPSLDIILVDERYTTLAARDRYWQMFPPRGLTNLVPKGLRQPPRAIDDIVAILLIERYLEELGICHKNSTSHPICDQ; translated from the coding sequence ATGAATAATATAAATGGTATAAAAACACAGTGCACAATTTTAGGCTTTGACCCTGGACGTGACAAATGTGGTGTAGCAGTGATGGGAATAGACCGTAAACTTTACCATCATGAAGTTGTGCCAGCTAAACAGGTGATCGCCCATATTTCTGATTTCAGGGCAACTTTTTCCATTTCCAGAATTGTGATGGGAAATCAAACCACAGCTAAAACTTGGAAACAGCAACTGGAGCAGGAATTAAACCCCAGTTTGGATATTATCTTAGTAGATGAACGTTACACTACCTTAGCTGCAAGAGACCGTTATTGGCAGATGTTTCCTCCCAGAGGATTAACAAATCTCGTACCCAAAGGTTTACGTCAACCACCACGGGCTATAGATGATATTGTAGCAATTCTCCTAATTGAACGCTATCTTGAAGAACTGGGGATTTGCCACAAAAACTCTACTAGTCATCCCATTTGTGACCAGTAG
- the ntcA gene encoding global nitrogen regulator NtcA, with protein sequence MIVMQDKALANVFRQMATGAFPPVVETFERNKTIFFPGDPAERVYFLLRGAVKLSRVYEAGEEITVALLRENSVFGVLSLLTGNKSDRFYHAVAFTAVELLSSPIEQVEQALKENPELSMLMLRGLSSRILQTEMMIETLAHRDMGSRLVSFLLILCRDFGVPCADGVTVDLKLSHQAIAEAIGSTRVTVTRLLGDLREKKMISIHKKKITVHKPVALSKQFT encoded by the coding sequence ATGATCGTAATGCAAGATAAAGCCCTGGCAAATGTTTTTCGTCAAATGGCAACGGGGGCTTTTCCCCCTGTTGTGGAGACGTTTGAACGTAACAAAACCATCTTTTTTCCCGGGGATCCGGCCGAACGAGTTTATTTTCTTCTCAGAGGTGCTGTGAAACTTTCCAGGGTGTATGAAGCAGGAGAAGAAATAACAGTGGCCCTGCTACGGGAAAATAGCGTTTTCGGTGTTTTGTCATTACTAACAGGTAATAAATCAGATAGGTTTTACCATGCAGTTGCTTTTACTGCGGTGGAATTGCTCTCTTCGCCAATTGAGCAGGTAGAGCAGGCCCTCAAGGAAAATCCAGAACTGTCAATGCTTATGCTGCGAGGCCTCTCCTCGCGGATTCTGCAAACAGAAATGATGATTGAAACTCTTGCTCACCGAGATATGGGTTCTCGGTTAGTCAGTTTTCTGCTAATTCTCTGTCGCGACTTTGGTGTTCCCTGTGCTGACGGGGTTACTGTTGACCTCAAGTTATCCCATCAGGCGATCGCAGAAGCAATAGGTTCCACCCGAGTGACTGTAACCAGGTTACTAGGAGACTTGCGGGAGAAAAAAATGATTTCTATCCACAAGAAAAAAATCACTGTGCATAAGCCAGTCGCACTAAGCAAGCAGTTTACTTAA
- a CDS encoding polyribonucleotide nucleotidyltransferase yields the protein MAEIDKSISFDGRDIRLKVGLLAPQAGGSVLIESGDTAVLVTATRSEAREGVDFLPLTVDYEERLYAAGRIPGGIMRREGRPPERAILTSRLIDRPLRPLFPSWLRDDLQIIALTLSMDELVPPDVLAVTGASIATLIAQIPFYGPMAAVRVGLVGDDFIINPTYAEIEAGDLDLVVAGSPDGVIMVEAGANQLPERDIIEAIDFGYEAVRDLIQAQRDLIAELGLTIVHQEPPIPDQSLENYIRDRASEEIKKILAQFELTKTERDAALDVVKSAIASSIESLGEEDPIRIAATANGQVLENTFKDITKYFMRRQIVEDNVRVDGRKLDEVRPVSSQVGVLPRRVHGSGLFNRGLTQVLSACTLGTPGDAQSLSDDLQVDQSKRYLHHYNFPPFSVGETKPLRAPGRREIGHGALAERAILPVLPTKEQFPYVIRVVSEVLSSNGSTSMGSVCGSTLALMDAGVPITKPVSGAAMGLIKEGSEVRVLTDIQGIEDFLGDMDFKVAGTDTGITALQMDMKISGLSLDVIKQAVEQARDARLHILEKMLQTIDKPRTETSPFAPRLVTIKIDPDMIGLVIGPGGKTIKGITEETGAKIDIEDSGIVTISAIDEGRAKRAKSIIQGMTRKLHEGDVYVGRVTRIIPIGAFVEFLPGKEGMIHISQLADYRVGKVEDEVAVGEEVIVKVREIDSKGRINLTRLGIHPDQAAAAREAAATNR from the coding sequence ATGGCAGAAATTGATAAGTCAATATCCTTTGATGGACGGGATATTCGACTGAAGGTCGGATTGTTAGCCCCTCAAGCAGGTGGTTCGGTGTTGATAGAATCGGGAGACACTGCCGTTTTGGTGACGGCCACAAGATCAGAAGCCAGAGAGGGCGTTGATTTTCTTCCCCTAACAGTAGATTATGAAGAAAGACTGTACGCTGCTGGAAGAATACCCGGTGGTATTATGCGCCGCGAGGGTCGGCCACCAGAAAGGGCTATTTTAACTAGTCGTTTGATTGACCGCCCATTGCGTCCCCTGTTCCCCTCCTGGTTAAGAGATGACCTGCAAATTATTGCTTTGACCCTCTCTATGGATGAGCTGGTGCCACCCGATGTGTTGGCTGTAACCGGAGCTTCTATCGCTACTCTGATTGCCCAAATTCCTTTTTATGGACCAATGGCAGCAGTACGTGTGGGTTTAGTTGGGGATGATTTTATTATTAACCCTACCTACGCCGAAATAGAAGCTGGTGATTTGGATTTGGTGGTTGCTGGCTCCCCCGATGGGGTAATTATGGTGGAAGCAGGAGCAAATCAGTTACCTGAACGGGATATTATTGAGGCCATTGACTTTGGTTATGAAGCAGTTAGGGATTTAATTCAAGCACAACGAGATTTAATTGCTGAACTCGGTTTGACTATTGTTCACCAAGAACCCCCAATACCCGATCAAAGTCTGGAAAACTATATCCGCGATCGCGCTAGTGAGGAAATTAAAAAAATACTCGCTCAGTTTGAATTGACTAAAACTGAACGCGATGCTGCTCTGGATGTAGTTAAAAGTGCGATCGCATCTAGTATTGAGTCTCTGGGGGAGGAAGATCCTATTCGCATAGCTGCAACAGCTAATGGTCAAGTACTGGAGAACACTTTTAAAGACATTACTAAGTACTTCATGCGTCGTCAAATTGTTGAAGACAATGTGCGAGTGGACGGTCGTAAGTTAGATGAAGTGCGTCCTGTTTCATCCCAAGTAGGAGTCCTACCTCGTCGTGTTCATGGTAGTGGATTATTTAATCGTGGATTAACTCAAGTATTATCAGCTTGCACCCTTGGCACGCCAGGAGATGCCCAAAGTTTAAGTGATGATTTACAAGTAGATCAGTCCAAACGTTACTTACATCATTACAATTTCCCTCCTTTCTCCGTAGGTGAAACTAAACCCTTGCGGGCCCCTGGAAGACGGGAAATAGGGCATGGAGCTTTAGCAGAAAGGGCAATTTTGCCTGTGCTTCCTACCAAAGAGCAATTCCCCTACGTCATTAGGGTGGTCTCGGAAGTTCTTTCTTCCAATGGCTCTACCTCTATGGGATCAGTTTGTGGATCTACCCTAGCTCTCATGGATGCAGGTGTTCCCATTACCAAACCTGTCAGCGGTGCTGCTATGGGTTTGATTAAGGAAGGATCGGAAGTACGGGTACTAACTGATATTCAAGGTATTGAAGACTTTTTAGGCGATATGGACTTTAAAGTGGCCGGTACTGATACGGGCATCACGGCACTACAAATGGACATGAAAATCTCTGGATTGTCTCTAGATGTAATTAAACAAGCCGTGGAGCAAGCCAGGGATGCTCGGTTGCACATTTTGGAGAAGATGTTGCAAACTATAGACAAACCACGAACTGAAACTTCACCTTTTGCACCACGACTAGTCACAATTAAAATTGATCCTGATATGATTGGTTTAGTCATCGGTCCAGGCGGTAAGACCATCAAGGGTATTACGGAAGAGACGGGTGCTAAAATCGACATTGAAGATAGTGGTATTGTGACCATTTCCGCCATAGATGAAGGTAGAGCCAAACGAGCAAAAAGTATAATTCAGGGCATGACCCGCAAGCTCCACGAGGGAGATGTATATGTGGGTCGTGTGACAAGGATTATACCAATTGGGGCCTTTGTGGAATTTTTACCTGGTAAGGAGGGCATGATCCATATTTCCCAGCTGGCCGATTATCGTGTAGGTAAGGTGGAAGATGAAGTAGCTGTTGGTGAGGAGGTAATTGTCAAGGTTCGTGAAATTGATAGCAAGGGGAGAATTAACCTGACACGATTGGGCATTCATCCAGATCAGGCAGCTGCTGCACGAGAAGCCGCAGCAACAAATCGCTAG
- a CDS encoding DUF3084 domain-containing protein translates to MATGYILIAAILILGGVIATLGDRIGTKVGKARLSLFNLRPKKTAVIVTIFTGSVISATTLAILFAADEGLRKGVFELEDIQKDLRNKREQLKTAEAQKINIENRLIAARKAQEEAKNQLIETNKSLQEANSKQKATQAKLDITTTKQIKTQTQLRGTQSKLGKVVVQYRQALGELENLYQQRQALRLAVGELRSERQQLYAQAQQAIDEAKNAVTKRDRELFNRKAIIAQRDRKIAGLDRLIQNRNLEIRKREQIIASREVQLGELEKQQQYLEQEVARLEKYYQSYRDLRLGKLALVRGQVIASAVVSVNKPSVANQVITQIFQEANNNASIQLNEPGTNQNNTDLLRISEERVEQLTKQIQDGREYVVRIFSAGNYVRGEKQIEFFADAMPNQLVFSAGQVLATTSADMKSMTSYQLRQRLDLVISASQFRARNAGIVERIEIDGTFLRFFSELEQSQQALEVKAVAAENIYTAGPLRVKLVAISNGKIVFST, encoded by the coding sequence ATGGCCACTGGGTACATCCTCATAGCAGCAATTTTAATTTTGGGCGGTGTGATTGCCACCCTCGGCGATCGCATTGGTACCAAAGTAGGTAAAGCACGTTTATCTCTGTTTAATTTACGTCCCAAGAAAACGGCGGTTATTGTCACTATCTTTACGGGTAGTGTGATTTCCGCCACCACCTTGGCCATTTTATTTGCCGCCGACGAGGGTTTGAGAAAGGGTGTATTTGAGTTAGAAGATATTCAAAAAGATCTCAGAAATAAACGGGAACAATTAAAAACTGCTGAAGCTCAGAAGATTAATATAGAGAATAGACTAATTGCAGCTAGAAAAGCTCAAGAAGAAGCTAAAAACCAGCTTATAGAAACAAATAAGTCTTTACAAGAAGCAAATAGTAAACAAAAAGCTACACAAGCTAAACTTGACATTACTACTACAAAACAGATTAAAACTCAAACTCAACTCCGGGGAACCCAGAGCAAACTAGGTAAGGTTGTGGTTCAGTATAGACAGGCCCTGGGTGAACTGGAAAATTTATACCAACAACGCCAAGCCTTACGATTGGCAGTGGGAGAATTAAGAAGTGAACGTCAGCAGTTATATGCTCAAGCTCAACAAGCTATTGATGAGGCTAAAAATGCAGTTACCAAACGAGATCGAGAATTGTTCAACCGCAAAGCAATTATTGCACAGCGAGATCGAAAAATTGCTGGTTTGGATAGGCTAATTCAAAATCGCAATTTAGAAATTAGGAAACGAGAACAAATTATTGCTAGTAGAGAAGTGCAACTAGGGGAGCTAGAAAAACAGCAGCAGTATTTAGAACAAGAGGTAGCAAGATTGGAAAAATATTATCAGTCTTATCGCGACCTACGTTTGGGTAAATTAGCTTTGGTTCGTGGTCAGGTCATAGCATCTGCTGTAGTTAGTGTGAATAAACCTAGCGTTGCCAATCAGGTCATTACCCAAATATTTCAGGAAGCTAATAATAACGCCAGCATTCAATTAAATGAACCAGGAACCAACCAAAATAACACAGACTTACTACGTATAAGTGAAGAAAGGGTGGAACAACTGACTAAACAAATTCAGGATGGTAGGGAATATGTAGTGAGAATTTTTTCTGCTGGTAACTACGTAAGAGGGGAAAAACAAATAGAATTTTTTGCCGATGCTATGCCCAATCAACTGGTATTTTCTGCTGGTCAGGTATTGGCTACAACCTCTGCGGATATGAAAAGTATGACATCATATCAACTGCGTCAAAGGCTAGATCTAGTAATTTCTGCTTCCCAGTTCCGTGCCCGAAATGCTGGCATTGTGGAGAGAATAGAGATAGATGGCACTTTTTTACGATTTTTTTCTGAACTGGAGCAGTCTCAACAAGCTTTGGAAGTAAAAGCAGTTGCTGCAGAAAATATCTATACTGCAGGTCCTTTAAGAGTTAAACTGGTGGCAATATCCAATGGAAAAATTGTTTTTAGCACTTAA
- a CDS encoding polysaccharide biosynthesis/export family protein codes for MVSKNFWKPIIHSSTALILLTTLNTAWPLVSLAQSKPQPKVNSATSSLFTDYLLGGGDRIRVNVFEAPEYTGEYQIPPGGEINMPLIGSIPVSGLTTQQAADEIARRYARFLKRPLISVNLLAPRPINVFVAGEVTRPGSYSLSLQGTGGNNPGVQYPTVLAALTTAEGVTLAADVTKVQLRRQVGRSGEQVISLDLKQITQTGRIPIDITLRDGDTIFVPTATDFNVAEARNLFAASYAASRTAPRRVAITGQVYRPGSYLVAAGGGNDSGGLPTVMRAIQLSGGITSQADVRNIKVRRPTRTDKEQTLNINLWELLQSGDLNQDVVVQDGDTIIVPTATQVNTAEVTQLATTTLSPATIKVGVVGEVKRPGVTELQPNSSLNQALLAAGGFNDARASSSSVDLVRLNPNGTVTKRAVKVDFSKGINEETNPILRNNDVIVVNRSVLARTGDTLGAVTAPLAPVFSIISLFRLLGF; via the coding sequence ATGGTTAGCAAAAACTTCTGGAAACCTATTATCCATTCAAGCACAGCCCTAATCTTACTGACCACCCTTAATACAGCCTGGCCATTGGTCAGTTTAGCTCAATCAAAACCCCAGCCAAAAGTAAATTCTGCCACTTCTAGTCTATTCACCGATTACCTATTAGGTGGTGGAGATCGGATTCGTGTGAACGTTTTTGAGGCGCCAGAATACACCGGGGAATATCAAATCCCACCTGGGGGAGAAATCAACATGCCATTAATTGGCAGCATTCCCGTTTCTGGACTAACAACCCAACAAGCAGCAGACGAAATAGCCAGAAGATATGCTCGGTTTCTTAAACGCCCTTTAATTTCAGTAAACTTGTTAGCTCCCCGTCCCATCAACGTTTTTGTTGCTGGAGAAGTGACACGACCTGGATCTTATAGCTTGAGTTTACAAGGAACAGGAGGTAACAATCCTGGTGTACAATATCCCACAGTATTAGCCGCCCTAACCACAGCAGAGGGAGTAACACTAGCAGCGGATGTGACCAAGGTACAACTACGACGTCAGGTGGGACGTTCGGGAGAACAGGTGATAAGTCTCGACCTGAAACAAATTACCCAAACAGGAAGAATACCCATAGACATAACTCTCAGAGATGGAGACACCATATTTGTCCCCACTGCAACAGATTTTAATGTAGCTGAGGCCCGCAACTTATTTGCAGCCAGCTACGCTGCTAGTAGAACAGCACCGCGCAGGGTAGCCATTACTGGTCAAGTTTACCGTCCTGGTTCCTACTTGGTTGCTGCAGGGGGTGGAAACGACAGTGGTGGTTTACCCACAGTAATGCGAGCCATTCAGTTATCGGGAGGAATCACATCCCAAGCTGACGTGCGCAACATTAAGGTTCGTCGTCCTACCAGAACTGACAAGGAACAAACCCTAAACATCAATTTGTGGGAACTGTTGCAAAGCGGAGACTTAAATCAGGATGTGGTGGTACAAGACGGTGACACTATTATTGTTCCCACAGCAACACAAGTAAACACAGCAGAGGTAACCCAGTTGGCCACTACCACCCTATCGCCCGCAACAATCAAGGTGGGGGTAGTTGGGGAGGTAAAAAGACCAGGGGTTACTGAGCTTCAGCCTAACAGTTCTTTAAACCAAGCTTTGTTAGCAGCTGGTGGATTCAATGATGCTAGGGCAAGTAGTAGTTCAGTGGACTTGGTTCGTCTTAATCCCAACGGTACAGTTACTAAACGAGCAGTAAAGGTTGACTTTTCTAAAGGGATAAATGAGGAGACCAACCCTATTCTGCGCAATAATGACGTTATAGTGGTGAATCGTTCAGTTTTGGCTAGGACGGGAGATACTTTAGGTGCAGTTACTGCTCCCCTAGCTCCCGTATTTAGCATCATTAGTCTATTCCGACTACTGGGATTTTAG
- the gap gene encoding type I glyceraldehyde-3-phosphate dehydrogenase, producing the protein MPKLKIAINGFGRIGRLVLRAGINNPNIEFVGINDLVPPDNLAYLLKYDSTHGKLKNQIEAREDGMVIDGHFIPCVSVRNPAELPWGKLDVDYVVESTGLFTDFTGAENHLQAGAKRVVISAPTKDPQKVKTIVVGVNHESYNPNEDFIVSNASCTTNCLAPIAKVINDNFGLAEGLMTTVHAMTATQPTVDGPSKKDWRGGRGAAQNIIPSSTGAAKAVALVLPELKGKLTGMAFRVPTPDVSVVDLTFKTVQATSYKDICAAMKQAATGSLVGILGYTDEEVVSTDFQGDAHSSIFDAGAGIELNSHFFKVVSWYDNEWGYSNRVVDLIVYMAQKSR; encoded by the coding sequence TTGCCTAAGTTAAAGATTGCCATTAATGGTTTCGGACGTATTGGCCGTCTGGTACTCCGTGCTGGTATTAATAATCCTAATATTGAGTTTGTGGGAATTAATGATTTGGTTCCCCCAGACAATCTGGCCTATCTTTTAAAGTACGACTCTACCCATGGTAAATTAAAAAACCAAATAGAAGCCAGGGAAGATGGCATGGTCATTGATGGTCATTTCATCCCTTGCGTTTCCGTGAGGAATCCCGCTGAACTACCTTGGGGTAAATTGGACGTGGATTATGTTGTAGAATCTACAGGACTGTTTACGGATTTTACCGGAGCGGAAAATCACTTACAAGCGGGCGCTAAACGAGTGGTGATTTCTGCTCCCACAAAAGATCCTCAAAAGGTGAAAACAATCGTGGTTGGTGTTAACCATGAATCCTACAATCCCAATGAGGATTTCATCGTCTCTAATGCTAGTTGTACTACAAATTGTTTGGCCCCAATTGCTAAAGTAATTAATGACAACTTTGGGTTAGCAGAGGGACTGATGACCACAGTTCATGCTATGACTGCTACCCAACCTACAGTGGACGGACCCAGCAAAAAAGACTGGCGCGGTGGTAGGGGAGCTGCTCAAAATATTATTCCCTCTTCTACCGGTGCTGCTAAAGCAGTGGCCCTAGTTTTACCAGAATTGAAGGGTAAGTTAACGGGAATGGCTTTTAGGGTGCCCACACCGGATGTGTCCGTAGTGGATTTAACCTTCAAAACTGTGCAGGCTACTTCTTACAAGGATATTTGTGCAGCGATGAAACAAGCTGCTACAGGTTCCCTGGTGGGCATTTTGGGTTATACCGATGAAGAGGTGGTTTCTACGGACTTTCAAGGTGATGCCCACTCTAGTATTTTTGATGCTGGTGCGGGTATAGAGTTAAATTCTCATTTCTTTAAGGTTGTTTCCTGGTATGACAATGAGTGGGGTTACTCTAACAGGGTTGTGGATCTAATTGTGTACATGGCACAAAAAAGTAGATAA
- the hisB gene encoding imidazoleglycerol-phosphate dehydratase HisB, with protein sequence MSKERLATVKRVTGETDVTVSINLDGTGICKSNTGIYFLDHMIQQIASHGLFDLDIQATGDWQIDDHHTNEDVGITLGQALHQALGNKKGIARFGHFIAPLDEALIQVALDFSGRPHLSYGLHISTERVGTYDTQLVREFFVALVNHSQMTLHIQQLDGINSHHIIEATFKAFARAMRMAVEIDPRRAQTIPSSKGVL encoded by the coding sequence ATGAGCAAAGAAAGACTCGCTACGGTTAAACGTGTTACAGGAGAAACAGATGTAACCGTATCCATTAATCTTGATGGTACGGGAATTTGTAAGTCTAATACGGGTATTTATTTTTTGGATCACATGATCCAGCAGATTGCCTCCCATGGTTTATTTGATTTGGATATTCAAGCTACAGGTGACTGGCAAATTGATGACCACCACACCAATGAGGATGTGGGTATTACTTTAGGTCAGGCTCTCCATCAGGCACTTGGTAATAAAAAGGGTATTGCCCGCTTCGGTCATTTCATCGCTCCTTTGGATGAAGCACTGATCCAGGTAGCTTTGGATTTCTCTGGTCGCCCCCATCTCAGTTATGGATTACATATTAGTACGGAAAGGGTAGGAACCTATGATACTCAACTCGTGAGAGAGTTTTTTGTGGCTTTAGTAAATCATAGTCAAATGACTCTACATATTCAGCAACTAGATGGTATTAATTCTCATCATATTATTGAGGCTACCTTTAAGGCTTTTGCTAGAGCAATGCGCATGGCCGTGGAGATCGATCCTCGTCGCGCTCAAACTATTCCTAGTTCTAAGGGCGTGTTATAG
- the fabI gene encoding enoyl-ACP reductase FabI translates to MLNLSGKNALVTGIANSRSIAWGITQQLHAAGANLGVTYLPDDKGKFEKKVLELVEPLEPSLFLPCNVENEEQIQATFDAIQQKWGKLDILIHCLAFANKEDLSGDFSQTSRLGFNKALEVSTYSLIQLSGAAKPLMTEGGSILTLSYLGAVRAIPNYNVMGVAKAGLEASVRYLAAELGPQNIRVNGISAGPIRTLASSAVGGILDMIHHVEQVAPLKRTVTQLEVGSAAAFLCSDLSSGITGQILYVDAGYEIMGM, encoded by the coding sequence ATGCTAAACCTGTCCGGTAAGAATGCCCTGGTTACGGGGATTGCCAATAGTCGGTCTATTGCTTGGGGTATTACCCAACAACTACATGCAGCTGGAGCTAATCTGGGAGTTACCTATTTGCCCGATGATAAGGGTAAGTTCGAAAAGAAGGTCTTGGAGTTAGTTGAACCCCTTGAACCTAGTTTATTTCTGCCCTGTAATGTAGAGAATGAGGAACAAATCCAAGCTACTTTTGACGCTATTCAACAAAAATGGGGTAAGCTAGATATTCTCATTCACTGTCTAGCTTTTGCTAACAAAGAGGATTTAAGTGGAGATTTTAGTCAAACTTCTCGCTTAGGATTTAATAAGGCATTAGAAGTTAGCACTTATTCTCTTATTCAGTTAAGTGGAGCAGCTAAACCTTTGATGACAGAAGGTGGTAGTATTCTGACTCTTTCCTATTTGGGCGCAGTGCGCGCTATTCCTAATTATAATGTAATGGGAGTAGCCAAAGCTGGACTAGAAGCTAGTGTGCGTTACTTGGCAGCAGAACTGGGACCCCAAAATATTCGTGTCAATGGTATCTCCGCAGGTCCCATCCGCACTCTGGCTTCCTCTGCTGTAGGTGGTATTTTGGATATGATTCATCACGTTGAGCAAGTGGCTCCCCTTAAACGTACTGTTACTCAATTGGAGGTAGGTAGTGCAGCTGCTTTTTTGTGTAGTGATTTATCTAGTGGAATTACTGGACAAATCCTATATGTAGATGCGGGATATGAAATTATGGGCATGTAA
- a CDS encoding ABC transporter ATP-binding protein: protein MFNNSPAILTSQVSKVYRTGFWSHHKIISLHNCSLEVYPGETFGLLGPNGAGKTTLLKILLGISRPSSGKGFLLGKPLGDRSVKQFIGYLPENPYFYDYLTGYELLELTGEIFRISSRVQRQRIVHLLELVGLSQNQARKQRIGSYSKGMVQRIGLAQALINDPKVLFLDEPMSGLDPLAQNQMREIILSLKSAGKTIFFNSHMLGYVEQICDRIGILNQGEIICSGSLSELLGEEKGYYIRGKGGDKEILQKRLGEIQFEREAIWHGILKEDLYDFLASLRLMGGKVIKISLCRQSLEDFFIQQLSPLPTQSKL, encoded by the coding sequence ATGTTTAACAATTCTCCAGCAATCCTTACCTCTCAGGTGAGCAAGGTTTACCGCACAGGATTTTGGTCGCACCACAAGATTATATCTCTCCACAACTGCTCCCTAGAAGTCTATCCAGGAGAAACTTTTGGCCTTTTGGGACCTAATGGTGCAGGAAAAACTACTTTGTTAAAAATTTTACTGGGAATAAGTCGTCCTTCTAGTGGTAAAGGATTTTTGTTGGGGAAACCACTAGGCGATCGCTCGGTCAAACAGTTTATTGGTTATTTACCAGAAAACCCCTATTTTTACGATTATCTGACTGGATACGAGTTGTTAGAGTTGACTGGGGAGATCTTCCGAATTTCCTCCCGTGTGCAACGACAACGGATAGTTCATCTGTTAGAATTAGTCGGGTTATCCCAAAATCAAGCTCGCAAACAAAGGATTGGTTCCTATTCTAAGGGAATGGTTCAGCGAATTGGTTTAGCCCAGGCGTTAATCAATGATCCAAAAGTGCTGTTTTTGGATGAGCCTATGTCTGGACTTGATCCCTTAGCACAAAATCAAATGCGAGAAATTATCCTTTCGCTTAAATCTGCAGGCAAAACCATCTTTTTTAACAGTCATATGTTAGGGTATGTAGAACAGATTTGCGATCGCATTGGCATATTAAATCAAGGGGAAATAATTTGTAGTGGATCCCTGAGTGAATTATTAGGGGAAGAGAAAGGCTACTATATCAGGGGTAAAGGAGGGGATAAAGAGATATTACAAAAAAGATTGGGAGAGATACAATTTGAACGGGAAGCTATATGGCATGGCATCTTAAAAGAAGATTTATATGATTTTCTTGCCAGTTTGCGGTTAATGGGTGGGAAAGTGATTAAAATAAGCTTATGTCGTCAGTCCTTGGAGGATTTTTTTATTCAACAGTTATCCCCGTTACCAACCCAATCAAAACTTTAA